The following are from one region of the Planctomycetota bacterium genome:
- a CDS encoding FliH/SctL family protein, which yields MGVLRAAEAERAASGAIVLDLGDLKRQGQEIISRARREADRIVADARREREQLVSSAASEGREQGLRDGREQGLREGREAGRAEARAAHEAALRDVERRWREALESFSQRRDQLLLEAKTDVLRVAVRLGEKVTRRTIAAHPEACVTQVGETLAMIARPTRVLVLVHPEDEPLVRAAFPALTRTLGESAHAELRADDSVGRGGCIVRTAGGGAIDATIDTQLDRLGAALLGEDAP from the coding sequence ATGGGCGTGCTGCGAGCGGCGGAGGCGGAGCGTGCGGCGTCGGGCGCGATCGTGCTCGACCTGGGCGACCTCAAGCGCCAGGGCCAGGAGATCATTTCTCGCGCGCGGCGCGAGGCCGACCGAATCGTCGCCGACGCCCGGCGCGAGCGCGAGCAGCTTGTCTCGTCGGCCGCCTCGGAGGGGCGCGAGCAGGGCCTGCGCGACGGGCGCGAGCAGGGCCTGCGCGAGGGGCGCGAGGCGGGGCGGGCCGAGGCGCGAGCCGCCCACGAGGCCGCCCTGCGCGACGTGGAACGCCGGTGGCGCGAGGCGCTCGAGTCCTTCTCGCAGCGCCGGGATCAGCTCCTGCTCGAGGCGAAGACCGACGTGCTGCGCGTCGCGGTCCGCCTGGGCGAGAAGGTCACGCGGCGCACCATCGCCGCCCACCCGGAGGCGTGCGTGACGCAGGTCGGCGAGACGCTCGCGATGATCGCGCGTCCCACCCGCGTGCTCGTGCTGGTGCACCCGGAGGACGAGCCCCTGGTGCGGGCGGCGTTCCCCGCCCTCACGCGCACGCTGGGCGAGTCGGCGCACGCCGAGCTGCGCGCCGACGACAGCGTCGGGCGCGGCGGGTGCATCGTCCGCACCGCCGGCGGGGGCGCCATCGACGCGACCATCGACACGCAGCTCGACCGCCTGGGGGCGGCGTTGCTCGGGGAGGACGCCCCGTGA
- a CDS encoding FliI/YscN family ATPase, translated as MRLLDDALAAIDRADAPRVIGRVGALRGLTVLVDDLPLPAGALVSFSSGRGVRRDERGDALRGEVVGFTREHAVVMLLGQAGGLSPGDAVVGEESSPTALAGPRLLGRCVDGLGRPIDGAGPVRERTHVPLSPEPIPALRRRRITAQLLTGVRAIDLMTPLGRGQRLGIFAGPGVGKSTLLGMIARRTSADVNVIALIGERGREVRDFVEHALGPEGLARSVVVVATGDESPVMRLRAARLACSVAEFFRDAGRDVLLMMDSVTRFAHAQRQVGLANGEPPATKGYTPSVFAQLGLLLERAGAVESPGAPGAGGSVTGLYTILVEGDDMTEPVADASRGILDGHVVLSRRLAQRAHFPAIDVLDSVSRVADDIITPAHADARREVVRLLAAQREVEDLVQIGAYTRGTNPGTDIALDLHPRIIALLRQGRDEPAPFEKFRDELQRIAAEALAPRGARPASRAAAPTGAR; from the coding sequence GTGAGGCTGCTCGACGATGCGCTGGCGGCGATCGATCGGGCCGACGCGCCGCGCGTCATCGGACGCGTCGGGGCGCTCCGCGGGCTCACGGTGCTGGTCGACGACCTGCCGCTGCCGGCGGGGGCGCTCGTGTCGTTCTCGTCCGGGCGGGGCGTGCGGCGCGACGAGCGTGGCGACGCGCTGCGGGGCGAGGTCGTGGGGTTCACGCGCGAGCACGCCGTCGTGATGCTGCTGGGCCAGGCGGGCGGGCTCAGCCCGGGCGACGCGGTGGTGGGGGAGGAGAGCAGCCCGACCGCGCTGGCGGGCCCGCGCTTGCTGGGTCGATGCGTCGACGGGCTCGGGCGGCCGATCGACGGCGCGGGCCCGGTGCGCGAGCGCACGCACGTGCCCCTCAGCCCCGAGCCCATCCCCGCGCTGCGGCGCCGGCGGATTACGGCCCAGTTGCTCACGGGCGTGCGGGCCATCGACCTCATGACCCCGCTGGGGCGGGGCCAGCGCCTGGGCATCTTCGCCGGGCCGGGCGTGGGCAAGAGCACCCTGCTGGGCATGATCGCTCGGCGCACGTCGGCCGACGTCAACGTGATCGCGCTCATCGGCGAACGCGGACGCGAGGTACGCGACTTCGTCGAGCACGCGCTCGGGCCCGAGGGCCTGGCGCGTTCGGTCGTCGTCGTCGCCACGGGCGATGAGTCGCCCGTGATGCGCCTGCGGGCGGCCCGACTCGCGTGCTCGGTCGCCGAGTTCTTCCGCGACGCGGGGCGCGACGTCCTGCTCATGATGGACTCGGTCACCCGCTTCGCCCACGCGCAGCGACAGGTGGGCCTCGCCAACGGCGAACCCCCCGCGACCAAGGGCTACACCCCCAGCGTGTTCGCGCAGCTCGGGCTGCTGCTCGAGCGCGCCGGCGCGGTCGAATCACCGGGCGCGCCCGGCGCGGGCGGCTCTGTCACCGGGCTCTACACGATCCTCGTGGAGGGCGACGACATGACCGAGCCCGTCGCCGACGCCTCGCGCGGCATCCTCGACGGGCACGTCGTGCTCTCGCGCCGCCTCGCCCAGCGGGCGCACTTCCCCGCCATCGACGTGCTCGATTCCGTCAGCCGCGTCGCGGACGACATCATCACGCCCGCGCACGCCGACGCCCGGCGCGAGGTGGTGCGCCTGCTGGCGGCCCAGCGCGAGGTCGAGGACCTGGTGCAGATCGGGGCCTACACGCGGGGCACGAACCCGGGCACCGACATCGCGCTCGACCTGCACCCGCGGATCATCGCGCTGCTGCGCCAGGGGCGCGACGAGCCCGCGCCATTCGAGAAGTTCCGGGACGAACTGCAGCGCATCGCCGCCGAGGCGCTCGCCCCCCGCGGCGCACGACCGGCCTCCCGCGCCGCCGCACCCACGGGGGCACGCTAA
- a CDS encoding flagellar FliJ family protein, translating into MARFIFELEAVLAQRRAQERERQLAVAALERERTRLEGVIRGCKDSITSTRDDLRAMLRPGASMLDAARVRLAARAELGEAARAQRAVIELAGVHRRLEVSRRALLEAAVRRKAVELLRERRYEAWRSEQHRREDAALDEMGVMRAARAEEPA; encoded by the coding sequence ATGGCACGTTTCATCTTCGAGCTCGAGGCGGTGCTGGCCCAGCGACGGGCGCAGGAGCGCGAGCGCCAACTGGCGGTCGCGGCGCTGGAGCGGGAGCGCACCCGACTGGAGGGCGTGATCCGCGGGTGCAAGGACTCGATCACGTCGACGCGCGACGACCTTCGCGCGATGCTGCGTCCGGGCGCGTCGATGCTCGACGCCGCTCGCGTGCGCCTCGCGGCGCGTGCCGAACTGGGCGAGGCGGCCCGGGCCCAGCGTGCCGTCATCGAACTCGCGGGCGTGCACCGTCGTCTGGAGGTGTCGCGTCGCGCGCTGCTCGAGGCGGCGGTGCGGCGCAAGGCGGTCGAACTGCTGCGCGAGCGTCGGTACGAGGCGTGGCGGAGCGAGCAGCACCGCCGAGAGGACGCGGCGCTGGATGAGATGGGCGTGATGCGGGCCGCCCGGGCCGAGGAGCCGGCATGA
- a CDS encoding flagellar hook-length control protein FliK — protein sequence MTAIPTELRPTPDPLRPDTPAQAAGVRGSSFASLLDAVGAIDRAPERSAATPRSVGASVQPMLRDRSRKELQAAHDIAESRDTLGVASIVPPDDTTTRAEERLRSPGQPGAHDDAVDDQDDPARAEAPRDRSTPRPAGDARPARADADGPRASDAPQTSDTPTRAASLAPPSGQRAPAPHGPPPSDAGGRVGATDAVRAAAPRADGPALKMLAVRAVGATGPARPGAGVALGTREGPTQTTRAGARAPAAGPPRAQLPEALPQVVRGLALALRQGGGTVSMKLNPEHLGSVSVRLHVDAGEVRARIETTDESARQLLAASAEDLRAALEARGLRVERIDIGSAEDRPPDGWGASGDAGRERGSRQDAAPGGSGPHPSTDAPLVDLALPPGASVRVDEFGRLRLEAVA from the coding sequence ATGACCGCGATCCCCACCGAACTCCGCCCGACCCCCGACCCGCTCCGCCCCGACACGCCCGCGCAGGCTGCCGGCGTGCGGGGCTCGTCGTTCGCCTCGCTGCTCGACGCCGTCGGCGCGATCGACCGCGCGCCCGAGCGCTCCGCGGCCACGCCGCGCAGCGTCGGCGCGTCGGTGCAGCCGATGCTGCGCGACCGATCGCGCAAGGAACTGCAGGCCGCCCACGACATCGCCGAGTCACGCGACACACTCGGCGTTGCGTCGATCGTGCCGCCGGACGACACCACCACCCGTGCCGAAGAGCGCCTGCGATCACCGGGTCAGCCGGGGGCGCACGACGATGCTGTGGACGATCAGGACGACCCCGCGCGCGCCGAGGCGCCGCGCGACCGAAGTACCCCGCGCCCCGCAGGCGACGCTCGTCCGGCGCGCGCCGACGCCGACGGCCCGCGCGCGAGTGACGCGCCGCAGACCTCCGACACTCCGACGCGGGCGGCCTCGCTCGCCCCGCCCAGCGGTCAGCGGGCGCCCGCGCCCCACGGGCCACCCCCTTCCGACGCCGGTGGGCGAGTGGGCGCGACGGACGCGGTGCGAGCGGCCGCGCCCCGCGCGGATGGGCCCGCGCTCAAGATGCTCGCGGTGCGCGCGGTGGGGGCGACCGGACCCGCACGCCCGGGCGCGGGCGTCGCGCTCGGCACGCGCGAGGGCCCGACGCAGACCACGCGCGCGGGCGCTCGTGCGCCGGCGGCGGGCCCGCCCAGAGCGCAGCTTCCCGAGGCGCTCCCGCAGGTCGTGCGCGGGCTGGCGCTGGCGCTGCGCCAGGGCGGGGGCACGGTCTCGATGAAACTCAACCCGGAGCACCTGGGCTCGGTCTCGGTGCGGCTGCATGTCGACGCGGGCGAGGTGCGCGCGCGCATCGAGACCACGGACGAATCGGCACGGCAGTTGCTGGCTGCTTCCGCGGAGGATCTGCGGGCCGCGCTGGAGGCGCGGGGGCTGCGCGTGGAACGCATCGACATTGGTTCGGCGGAGGATCGCCCACCGGACGGATGGGGCGCATCGGGGGACGCGGGTCGAGAGCGGGGTTCGCGGCAGGACGCCGCACCCGGGGGGAGCGGCCCGCACCCGAGCACCGACGCCCCGCTGGTCGATCTCGCGCTCCCGCCCGGCGCGAGCGTGCGGGTCGACGAGTTCGGGCGCCTCCGGCTGGAGGCGGTCGCCTGA
- a CDS encoding flagellar hook capping FlgD N-terminal domain-containing protein has protein sequence MAVDPITGSAASTTSQASAFSSLTSEEFAKIIFAELGKQDPLAPQDTGALIDQIAGIRSIQSNMDLTSNLEKLVGQNEFASASSLIGRYVRGLSTDLEQVAGTVERVGRTRDGTLLTLNDGSRLLISSVESVSDVPPEDEAAGGAS, from the coding sequence ATGGCAGTCGATCCGATCACCGGCAGCGCCGCCTCGACAACCTCGCAGGCCAGCGCCTTCAGCAGCCTCACGTCCGAGGAGTTCGCGAAGATCATCTTCGCGGAACTGGGCAAGCAGGACCCGCTGGCGCCCCAGGACACCGGCGCGCTCATCGACCAGATCGCCGGCATCCGCTCGATCCAGTCGAACATGGACCTGACGTCGAACCTCGAGAAGCTCGTCGGGCAGAACGAGTTCGCCAGCGCCTCGTCGCTCATCGGGCGCTACGTCCGCGGGCTCTCGACAGACCTCGAGCAGGTCGCGGGCACGGTGGAGCGTGTCGGGCGCACGCGCGACGGCACGCTCCTGACGCTCAACGACGGGTCGCGCCTGCTCATCTCGAGCGTCGAGAGCGTCTCGGACGTTCCGCCCGAGGACGAAGCCGCGGGAGGCGCGTCGTGA
- a CDS encoding flagellar hook-basal body complex protein yields the protein MPSTTALFTAMSGLNAYSRNIDVIGNNVANIGTTAFKSSRLNFSSMFARTLSGGTLPGDATGGTNPFQIGLGVSTAGTQRTMTGGALSPTGDQRDLAIDGKGWFIVDRAGEQLYTRAGSFRTNALGELTTLGGERLLGYGVDENFNLVTGALGTVSIPLGSMTIAESTSEVRFSGNLDADAAVAAQGARVTIGGSSTAGLRALATAAPAPTLPNVLESATRLLDVEDPASAGAPLFSLGQFIELRGAEKGGRTVPPASLAITATTTIDDLSTFLAQALGLNTTTGANPDGFTPGVTIDPLTGVITAVGNTGTANDLTIDSSDLRLLDSAGTLLRQPFVTGKAAEADGESVRTTYVVYDSLGAPVEVDTTLVLESRGNAGTTWRYYVESADATGVPIQVATGTLSFDTQGQAVSTLPVTVGIDRSGTGAASPLAVNLYFSTPEGGLTALADDRSQFAATYRDGAPLGTLTAFSIGTNGVVSGIFTNDLVRTLGQVVVATFTNDEGLLDTGNGLFKSAANSGTAVVAQPGTLGTGQIIAGALEQSNVDLGEEFIRLVLSSTGYSASSRVIRTTDELMQQLLVLGR from the coding sequence ATGCCCTCCACCACCGCGCTCTTCACCGCCATGAGCGGGCTCAACGCGTACTCGCGGAACATCGACGTCATCGGCAACAACGTCGCGAACATCGGCACCACCGCGTTCAAGTCGTCGCGACTCAACTTCTCCAGCATGTTCGCGCGGACGCTGAGCGGGGGCACGCTTCCCGGCGACGCCACGGGCGGGACGAACCCCTTCCAGATCGGGCTGGGCGTGTCGACCGCCGGCACGCAGCGGACGATGACCGGCGGCGCCCTCTCGCCCACCGGCGACCAGCGCGACCTCGCCATCGACGGCAAGGGCTGGTTCATCGTCGACCGCGCGGGCGAGCAGCTCTACACCCGGGCGGGTTCCTTCCGCACCAACGCCCTGGGCGAACTCACCACCCTCGGGGGCGAGCGGCTGCTGGGCTACGGCGTGGACGAGAACTTCAACCTCGTCACGGGCGCGCTCGGCACCGTCTCCATCCCCTTGGGGTCCATGACGATCGCCGAGTCCACCTCGGAGGTGCGGTTCTCGGGCAATCTCGACGCCGACGCCGCCGTCGCCGCCCAGGGCGCCCGCGTCACAATCGGGGGCTCGTCCACCGCGGGGCTGCGCGCCCTCGCCACCGCCGCGCCCGCGCCGACGCTGCCCAACGTCCTCGAGTCGGCGACGCGGCTGCTCGACGTCGAGGACCCGGCCAGTGCCGGAGCGCCCCTCTTCTCGCTCGGGCAGTTCATCGAGCTGCGCGGCGCTGAGAAGGGCGGGCGCACCGTGCCCCCCGCCTCGCTCGCCATCACCGCGACGACCACCATCGACGATCTCAGCACGTTCCTCGCGCAGGCCCTGGGCCTCAACACCACTACCGGCGCGAACCCCGACGGATTCACGCCCGGCGTCACCATCGACCCGCTCACCGGCGTCATCACCGCCGTGGGCAACACCGGCACGGCGAACGATCTCACCATCGACAGCTCGGACCTGCGCCTGCTGGACAGCGCCGGGACGCTCCTGCGCCAGCCGTTCGTCACGGGAAAGGCCGCGGAGGCCGACGGCGAGAGCGTCCGCACGACCTACGTCGTGTACGACTCGCTCGGCGCGCCCGTGGAGGTCGACACGACCCTGGTGCTCGAGAGCCGTGGCAACGCCGGGACGACCTGGCGCTACTACGTCGAGTCCGCCGACGCGACGGGCGTGCCGATCCAGGTCGCGACAGGCACGCTGTCGTTCGACACGCAGGGCCAGGCCGTCAGCACGCTGCCCGTTACCGTGGGCATCGACCGGTCGGGCACCGGCGCCGCCTCGCCCCTCGCGGTCAATCTGTACTTCTCGACGCCCGAGGGCGGGCTGACGGCCCTCGCCGACGATCGCTCGCAGTTCGCGGCGACCTACCGCGACGGTGCGCCGCTCGGCACGCTCACCGCGTTCTCGATCGGGACCAACGGCGTGGTGTCGGGCATCTTCACCAACGACCTCGTCCGCACGCTCGGGCAGGTCGTCGTCGCGACGTTCACGAACGACGAGGGGCTGCTCGACACCGGCAACGGGCTGTTCAAGAGCGCCGCGAACTCCGGGACGGCGGTGGTCGCGCAGCCGGGCACGCTCGGCACGGGCCAGATCATCGCCGGCGCGCTCGAGCAGTCCAACGTCGACCTGGGCGAGGAGTTCATCCGCCTGGTGCTGTCTTCCACCGGGTACTCGGCGAGCTCGCGCGTCATCCGGACGACCGACGAGCTGATGCAGCAGTTGCTGGTGCTGGGGCGATAA
- the fliN gene encoding flagellar motor switch protein FliN gives MAADTPGADDARPLDEMAAKALETAKEAADAANAATAGGPAPLELPKFTPVADPAAARAMDLLADVNLHVKIELGRTRMLLEDVLRLGEGAVVELDKLAGDPVDVYVNDRLVARGEVLVLNDNFCVRVNEIVIAAEQTPAKSA, from the coding sequence ATGGCCGCGGACACCCCGGGCGCCGACGACGCGCGCCCGCTCGACGAGATGGCCGCCAAGGCGCTGGAGACGGCGAAGGAGGCCGCCGACGCGGCGAACGCCGCGACCGCCGGCGGGCCCGCACCGCTCGAACTCCCCAAGTTCACGCCCGTCGCCGATCCCGCCGCCGCTCGGGCGATGGACCTGCTCGCCGACGTCAACCTCCACGTGAAGATCGAGTTGGGGCGCACGCGCATGCTCCTCGAGGACGTGCTGCGCCTGGGCGAGGGCGCGGTCGTCGAGCTCGACAAGCTCGCCGGCGACCCCGTCGACGTGTATGTCAATGACCGCCTCGTCGCCCGGGGCGAGGTGCTCGTGCTGAACGACAACTTCTGCGTCCGCGTGAACGAGATCGTCATCGCGGCCGAGCAGACCCCCGCGAAGAGTGCCTAG
- the fliP gene encoding flagellar type III secretion system pore protein FliP (The bacterial flagellar biogenesis protein FliP forms a type III secretion system (T3SS)-type pore required for flagellar assembly.) — translation MWARLALLLAFALAPAAFGQRTIGPMPDEPLVPVVSPPATLPAPLPATELGDPTNPLAILAGAAEALPGARASGSNSPSGEGRSGLSTAVNILVVLTVVTLAPSIVLMCTCFLRILVVLGLLKQAMGAASVPPPQVLTALALFMTLLVMSPTIDRVNTEAIAPYRAGEIGSYDELWEKARQPVRDFMFDQIDASGNWSSLYMVMESRGLDVSKPETLTRADVETTVLVPAYVLSELKVAFLMGFKVYLPFLVIDMVISTMLISMSMMMLPPVLISLPFKLLLFVLVDGWTLVTGGLMRSFVTSQPGTHALLDPAFAVWVT, via the coding sequence ATGTGGGCGAGGCTGGCGTTGCTGCTCGCGTTCGCGCTCGCGCCCGCGGCGTTCGGGCAGCGGACCATCGGCCCGATGCCCGACGAGCCCCTCGTGCCCGTCGTGAGCCCGCCCGCCACCCTCCCGGCGCCGCTCCCGGCGACCGAACTGGGCGATCCGACCAATCCGCTGGCGATCCTCGCGGGGGCGGCCGAGGCGCTGCCGGGCGCGCGAGCATCGGGGTCGAACTCGCCCTCGGGCGAGGGGCGTTCGGGGCTGTCGACCGCGGTCAACATCCTCGTCGTCCTCACGGTCGTCACGCTGGCGCCGTCCATCGTGCTCATGTGCACGTGCTTCCTGCGCATCCTCGTGGTGCTGGGGCTGCTGAAGCAGGCGATGGGTGCGGCGTCGGTCCCGCCGCCGCAGGTGTTGACGGCGCTGGCGCTGTTCATGACGCTGCTGGTGATGTCGCCGACGATCGACCGCGTGAACACCGAGGCGATCGCGCCCTATCGCGCGGGCGAGATCGGCTCGTACGACGAGCTCTGGGAGAAGGCGCGCCAGCCGGTGCGCGACTTCATGTTCGACCAGATCGACGCCAGCGGGAACTGGTCGAGCCTGTACATGGTGATGGAATCGCGCGGGCTGGACGTCTCGAAGCCCGAGACCCTCACCCGCGCGGACGTCGAGACCACCGTGCTCGTGCCGGCGTACGTGCTGAGCGAGCTCAAGGTCGCCTTCCTGATGGGCTTCAAGGTGTACCTGCCGTTCCTGGTGATCGACATGGTCATCAGCACGATGCTGATCTCGATGAGCATGATGATGCTCCCGCCGGTGCTCATCAGCCTGCCGTTCAAGCTGCTGCTGTTCGTGCTGGTCGACGGCTGGACGCTCGTGACGGGCGGGCTGATGCGCAGCTTCGTCACGAGCCAGCCCGGCACGCACGCGCTGCTCGATCCCGCGTTCGCGGTGTGGGTCACCTAG
- the fliQ gene encoding flagellar biosynthesis protein FliQ gives MPDDAALEMVREALVITLKIAGPILLAGLVVGFVISLVQSITSIQDQTLAFVPKIVVMIVAAAVLIPWVAQRLSEYAADLFALV, from the coding sequence ATGCCCGACGACGCCGCACTCGAGATGGTCCGCGAAGCACTGGTCATCACGCTCAAGATCGCCGGCCCGATCCTGCTGGCGGGCCTGGTGGTGGGGTTTGTCATCAGCCTCGTGCAGTCGATCACCTCGATCCAGGACCAGACGCTGGCGTTCGTCCCGAAGATCGTCGTGATGATCGTCGCGGCGGCGGTGCTCATCCCGTGGGTGGCGCAGCGTCTGTCCGAGTACGCCGCCGACCTGTTCGCGCTCGTCTAG
- a CDS encoding flagellar biosynthetic protein FliR: MTPDQAASSLVAHAIPFTLVLFRMAGVFIMAPILSSTMIPLRARALLATTMAGAAYANVAPHVQAPADVDLLGLAPLIVSEALIGLTVGAIASTPLLCLELSGVMMGQSIGFGLARVYNPDTDIDTDLLAQLLLMIAVGVFVAAGGLEALFGAVARSFERVPIGGMRASQAPLDVLLGALQSGFDLGLRVAMPVVGTTLLLIAVLGVIGKTMPQINIMTVGFAIKILAGLAILALATTAIHEAARDAIADSIDAAVLWLRRAGGA, translated from the coding sequence ATGACCCCGGATCAGGCAGCCAGCTCGCTCGTCGCGCACGCGATCCCCTTCACGCTCGTGCTGTTCCGCATGGCGGGTGTCTTTATCATGGCGCCCATCCTCAGCAGCACGATGATCCCGCTCCGCGCCCGCGCGCTGCTGGCGACGACGATGGCGGGCGCGGCGTACGCGAACGTGGCCCCGCACGTGCAGGCCCCCGCCGACGTGGACCTGCTGGGCCTGGCGCCGCTCATCGTTTCCGAGGCGCTCATCGGGCTCACGGTGGGGGCGATCGCCTCCACGCCTCTGCTGTGCCTGGAACTCTCCGGGGTCATGATGGGGCAGAGCATCGGCTTCGGGCTCGCGCGCGTCTACAACCCCGACACCGACATCGACACCGACCTGCTCGCCCAGTTGCTCCTCATGATCGCGGTGGGGGTGTTCGTCGCGGCGGGGGGGCTCGAGGCGCTGTTCGGCGCGGTCGCTCGCAGCTTCGAACGCGTGCCCATCGGCGGCATGCGCGCCTCGCAGGCGCCGCTCGACGTCCTGCTCGGAGCGCTCCAGTCGGGCTTTGACCTGGGGCTGCGCGTCGCGATGCCCGTCGTCGGCACGACGCTGCTGCTCATCGCCGTGCTGGGCGTGATCGGCAAGACCATGCCGCAGATCAACATCATGACCGTCGGCTTTGCGATCAAGATCCTCGCGGGGCTGGCGATCCTGGCGCTGGCGACGACCGCGATCCACGAAGCCGCCCGCGACGCGATCGCGGACTCGATCGACGCCGCGGTCCTGTGGCTGCGCCGGGCGGGGGGTGCGTAG
- the flhB gene encoding flagellar biosynthesis protein FlhB, which translates to MAEELGEKTEAPTSRRLAEAREHGQVAKSQDLVAAIDLIAGTILIVLIGAFVASSMAEIMRRSLDEADAGLDIGALYQLLTDGAIRGATAVAPVLGVAFVVGALAHLAQVGLVFSSRALQPKLDRLDPIAGFGRVFGKRNLGKAIINTLKLLLVAGASWLVLRGLVGEVVGLPRLGLGGALGVLGDAILSLVIVLLTVLLVLGLIDYFYQRWQHMQDLKMTKDAVKDERRSMEGDPKVKAARFRMAREIALQRINQAVPNAEVVVTNPTHFAVALRYDEDTMRAPRVVAKGADYLAMRIRQVAGLHRVPIVERPPLARALYAGCEVGQEVPPELYQAVAEVLAFVYRLEQEAA; encoded by the coding sequence ATGGCGGAGGAACTGGGCGAAAAGACGGAAGCCCCGACGTCGCGGCGCCTGGCGGAGGCGCGCGAGCACGGGCAGGTGGCCAAGAGCCAGGACTTGGTCGCGGCGATCGACCTCATCGCGGGGACGATCCTCATCGTGCTCATCGGCGCGTTCGTCGCGTCGTCGATGGCTGAGATCATGCGGCGTTCGCTCGACGAGGCCGACGCGGGGCTGGACATCGGCGCGCTGTACCAGCTCCTTACCGACGGGGCGATCCGCGGGGCGACCGCCGTCGCGCCGGTGCTGGGCGTCGCGTTCGTGGTGGGGGCACTGGCGCACCTGGCGCAGGTCGGGCTCGTGTTCTCCTCCAGGGCGCTGCAGCCCAAGCTCGACCGGCTGGACCCGATCGCCGGGTTCGGGCGGGTCTTCGGAAAGCGCAACCTGGGCAAGGCCATCATCAACACGCTGAAGCTGCTGCTCGTGGCGGGCGCTTCGTGGCTGGTGCTGCGGGGCCTGGTGGGAGAGGTCGTGGGCCTGCCGCGCCTCGGGCTGGGCGGCGCGCTGGGCGTGCTGGGCGACGCGATCCTCTCGCTGGTCATCGTGCTGCTCACGGTGCTGCTGGTGCTCGGGCTGATCGACTACTTCTACCAGCGCTGGCAGCACATGCAGGACCTCAAGATGACCAAGGACGCCGTCAAGGACGAGCGCCGGAGCATGGAGGGCGACCCCAAGGTGAAGGCGGCCCGGTTCCGCATGGCGCGCGAGATCGCCCTGCAGCGCATCAACCAGGCCGTGCCCAACGCCGAGGTCGTCGTCACGAACCCGACGCACTTCGCCGTCGCGCTGCGCTACGACGAAGACACGATGCGCGCCCCGCGCGTGGTGGCGAAGGGCGCCGACTATCTCGCGATGCGGATCCGCCAGGTGGCCGGGCTGCACCGCGTGCCGATCGTCGAGCGCCCCCCGCTCGCGCGGGCGCTCTACGCCGGATGCGAGGTCGGGCAGGAAGTGCCCCCGGAGCTGTACCAGGCCGTCGCCGAGGTGCTCGCGTTCGTGTATCGCCTCGAGCAGGAGGCGGCGTAG